The genomic window GCGAAAGGCGCGGTGCTGCGCCTCGCGGCTGCCGTGGTCGTAGTAGTAATCGAGCCCGATCTCGCCGATGGCGAGCACCTTTGGGTGCGCCGCGAGGGCCTTGAGGCGCTCGTACGACGCATCGTCCCAGCTGTCCGCCTCGTGCGGGTGGATGCCCACCGCGGCGAACACGTGAGCGTAGCGCTCGGCCACGGCCAGCACGGCGGGCATCTCCGCCCAGGTGGATCCCGGGTTCAGCATCCACTCCACCCCGGCGTCTTGCGCCCGCTGGACGGCCCGCTCGATCTCGAGCCAGGAGTCCTCGAGCGACAGCTCGCCCTCGACCCACCCGGGCAGCATGTCCAGGTGGCAGTGCGAGTCGATGAAGCGCACGGCCTAGCCCTTCTTCTTCGCGCCGGCGAGCTCCGCGCCGATGCGGGGGTAGATGGGGCCGAGCTTGTTGGTGACCGTCCCCTCGGCGAGCCCCCCCCAGGCGAGATCCGACCAGCGCTGGGCCGAGAGAGGCGCCTCGATGCCGAGCTGCTCCCAGATCTTGGCAGCCAGCGTCGGGATGTAAGGGGAGGCGAGGGTGGCCGCGATACGCAGGGCCTCGAGCACCGCGTACAGGACGCCGCCGAGCTTCTCGGTCTCGCCGTTCTTGGCCAGGGCCCAGGGCGCGGTCGAGTCGATGTACTTGTTCACCGCATCCAGCAGGCCCCAGACCGAGGCGATCGCCTCTTCGATGGCCATCTCGTCCATCCGGGCGACGACGGTCGCGAGCGTCTCCTCGACGCGGCCGGGCAGATCGCCCTCGATCTCGGGGAAGCGCGGGCTGACCTTGCCCTCGAAGTTCTTCTCGAGGATGGTCAGGGTGCGGTTGAGGGCGTTGCCCAGGTTGTTGGCGAGATCCGCGTTGACGCGGGCCTCGAAGGCTTCGTAGGTGAAGTCGCCGTCGCGGCCGAACGAGACCTCGCGCAGCAGGTAGTAGCGGATGGCGTCGGCGCCGTACTCTTCGGCGAAGGCCTTGGGCTCGACGACGTTGCCGATGGTCTTGGACATCTTGAGGCCGGCCATGTTGACAAAGCCGTGCCCGAAGATCTGGCGGGGCAGGGGCAGGTCGAGCGCCATCAGGAGCGCGGGCCAGATGATGGCGTGGAACTTGGTGATGTCCTTGCCGACCAGGTGGAGCTCGGCGGGCCACCACTGGTTGAAGCGCGCCATGTCGGTGTCGTAGCCGATCCCCGTCAGGTAGTTGGACAGGGCGTCGATCCAGACGTAGATGACCTGCGACTCGTCGCCGGGCACCGGGATCCCCCAGCGCACGTTCTGGCGCGAGACCGAGATGTCGGGGAAGGTCTCGAGCAGGTTTAACAGCTCGTTGCGGCGCGCCTCGGGCTGCAGGAACCCGGCGTTCTGCTCGATGTGGGTCCGGATCCGGTCACGGTAGTTCGAGAGCTTGAAGACGTAGTTCTCCTCGCTGGACCACTCGACCGGCTGCTGGTGCTGAGGGCAGATCTTGTCCTCGGGCAGGTCGCGCTCGTTCTTGAACTCCTCGCAGCCCTTGCAGTACCAGCCCTCGTACTTGGCCTTGAAGATGTCGCCCTTGTCCACCAGGCGCTTGAAGATGCGCTGGACCGCTGCGCGGTGCGCGGGATCGCTGGTGCGGATGAAGCCGTCGTAGCTGACATTGAGGGCCGCCCAGACCTCCTTGGCCTTGGCCGCGATGTCGTCCACGAAGGCCTGGGGCGAGACGCCGGCGGCATCCGCGGCCTTCTCGATCTTGTTGCCGTGCTCGTCGAGCCCGGTCAGGAAGAAGACCTCCTCGCCGCGCAGCCGGCGGTAGCGCGCGAGGGCATCGGCGGCGATCTTCTCGTAGGCGTGCCCGATATGGGGGGGCGCGTTGCCGTAGTCGATCGCCGTGGTGATGTAGTACTTCTTCGAGGTCATTCCAAAAATCTCCTACTGGCGCTCAAGCCGCGTGAAACGGACGTTTCAGGTTAGCAGATCGGCGGAGATTCAGCAACCGACCTTACCCTGTGCTTGACACGGATTTAAAGCTTGCTATACTGAAAAAGTCAGCGGTTCGCGCCGCGACGCGGCCAGGTAGCTCAGTTGGTAGAGCACGAGACTGAAAATCCCGGTGTCGGCAGTTCGATTCTGCCCCTGGCCACTAAATAACAAAGAAGCGGGTTTCGGCGATTTGGCCGAAGCCCGCTTCTTTCTCCATTCCTGCTTCTTTCCTATCGCCGACTCAACCAGCGTGTTGCGCATGGCCGCCTTCTCGTTCCCCTTCCCTGATCCAAACTTGGTATACTGCCGACACGTCGGCTCGCTTGCACCTTGGCAGGCGTTGGGCCGCTTCACCCTGCGTTTGGATGCCTCGCTTGCGGAACCGGGAGGACCCATGGCCTACGATCTCACGCCCATGAACGCCCCACGGGCGACCGGCGCCCTCCTCGACCTCATGGCTCGTCTCCTCGAAAATCCCCTCACCGGCCCCCTCCTCGCCAGACCTCAGCTGGACGGCATGGGCCTCTCTCGGCTCCGGGAAATGCCCATCGCCGAGCCGATCCCTGCCGTTCACCCCCTCTTTGAGAGCCTTCCTCCGACCCTTGCCGAGCCCGCCCCGTTCACCGTACCCGACTCCCCCTTCGAGGGTCTGGGCTTTCGCTTCGAGACCGCGGCGGACTTCGCGGAGGCCTACCGCTCCGGGGCCACTACTCCCCTCGAGGTGGCGGAGCGCCTCTTGAACCAGTCCCGGGAGCTCGATCGGCTCGATCCTCCCATGCGTCTCCTCATCGCCCAGGACGCCGACGACCTGCTCTCCCAGGCCCGCGCGTCGACGGAGCGTTACCGGATCGGATCGCCGCTCGGCGCCCTGGACGGTGTGCCCGTGGCCATCAAGGACGAGGTCGACCAGGTCCCTTATCCCACCACGGCGGGAACCCGCTTCCTCGGCAAGGAGCCCGCAGTCCGGGACGCAGAAACCGTCGCCCGCTTCCGGGCGGCTGGAGCCCTCCTCATCGGGAAGGCCAACATGCATGAGATCGGTCTGGGCGTGAGCGGCATCAATCCCCACCACGGCACTCCCCGCAACCCCTACGATCCGATGCGGATTCCCGGAGGGTCCTCGGGGGGCTCGGCAGCGGCGGTGGCCGCGGGGCTCAGTCCCCTTGCCCTCGGCGCCGATGCCGGAGGATCGATCCGGATTCCTGCGGGCCTCTGCGGTGTCGTCGGCCTCAAACCGACCTTCGGCCGCGTCAGCGAGGATGGAGCCGCCCCCATCTGCTGGAGCGTCGCCCACCTGGGTCCTTTCGGTGCGACTGCCCGCGACGCGGCGCTGGGCTATCTTGTCATGGCGGGGCCTGACGTGAAGGACCCCAACACCCACTTTCAGCCCTCGCCCCACCTCCGGGGCTTCGAGACCCGCGATCTCCGGGGCATCCGGCTCGGATTCTACCGGGACTGGTTCGAGGACGCCCAGGCCCCGGTGGTCGAGGCATGCCGCCAAATGCTGGAGATCCTGCGGGATGCCGGAGCGGAGATCGTCGAGGTGGAGATCCCGGAGCTCGGGCTCTTGCGACTGGTCCACAGCATCACCACCGTCGCCGAGATGCTGGCGGCCCATCAGGGCTACTACGAGCGGCATCCGGAGGCATTCGGGCACGAGGTCCGGGTGAACTTCGCACTGTTGCGCCAAGTGCGCTCGGACGACTACCTCCTGGTTCAGCGCCACCGGGCGCGGCTGCATCGGCAAGTGATGGCCGTCATGGGAACGATCGACGGCCTGGTGACTCCCGCGACAGCCTGTACCGCCCGCCCCATCGCCGCAGGTGCCCTGCGCTACGGGGAGTCCAACCTGCCGCTGATGAGCGAGCTGATGCGCTACATGCCGCTCGCGAACCTGACGGGACTGCCGGCGATCGTCTTCCCAGCGGGCTACGATCCAGATGGCTTGCCGATCGGGCTTCAGGTGATCGGCCGAGCATGGGAGGAAGCCTTCCTCTTGCGCGTGGCCCATGTGGCCGAGCGGCATGTCGAGCGCCATGCCCCCCGGATCCATCACCGCCTCCTGAATGCTCAGCCTTCCCTCAGGCCGATCTACCGCTGAGGATAGGGTCGGGAGTGAGGTAGCCAAACAGGAAAGGGGGACGCACCGCACGGTGCGTCCCCCCTTGTGCCCCGATTGAGACGAATTTCAGGCCAGGACAGACACGACCTCGAAGCGATGAACGTCGATGTAGCCCCGATCCGTGAGCTTGAGCTCTGGAATGACCGATAGCGCCAGGAAGGCAAGAGTCATGTAGGGATGATCGACCGTGATTCCGAGCGCCTCGCGGGTCTTTGCCTGGAGCACCTCGATGCGATCGGCCACCCAGGGCATTGGCTGATCCGACATGATGCCGGCAATGGGCAGGGGAAGCAGCTCGACGACCTGGCCATCCTTTACTGCGCAGAGGCCGCCCTGGCTTTGAACCAGTGCCTCGACCGCCGCGCGCATGTCGGCATCGTTGGTGCCCATCACCACCAGGTTGTGCGCGTCGTGGGCGACGGTGCTTGCGATCGCCCCCCCGCGGATCCCGAAGCCCTCCACGAAGCCCACCCCGATGTTGCCGGTGGCGTGGTGACGCTCGACCACTGCGATCTTGGCGATGTCCTGGCTAGGATCCGGTAAAACCTCGCCGTGGCGCGCCGGCAAGTCCCGCTCGAGGGCATGCGACCAGCACTGCCCCGGCACGACGCCGATCACCCGGGCGCGCACCGAATCCGCTTCGATGGGCGCCGGAACGCGGAACGAGCAGGCATCCAGTTGAGCCACGCGCATCGTGTCGGTCACCTCGGCCGGCGCAACGCCTTCCGAGCAGAAGAGAGGCCGGCCCTGTCGGGCCACGACCCGGCCACTCTTGATGACCGTATCGATCCGGAGGTTCTCGAAGCCGTCGGCGAGGACGATATCGGCCTGCCAACCCGGC from Pantanalinema sp. includes these protein-coding regions:
- the metG gene encoding methionine--tRNA ligase — protein: MTSKKYYITTAIDYGNAPPHIGHAYEKIAADALARYRRLRGEEVFFLTGLDEHGNKIEKAADAAGVSPQAFVDDIAAKAKEVWAALNVSYDGFIRTSDPAHRAAVQRIFKRLVDKGDIFKAKYEGWYCKGCEEFKNERDLPEDKICPQHQQPVEWSSEENYVFKLSNYRDRIRTHIEQNAGFLQPEARRNELLNLLETFPDISVSRQNVRWGIPVPGDESQVIYVWIDALSNYLTGIGYDTDMARFNQWWPAELHLVGKDITKFHAIIWPALLMALDLPLPRQIFGHGFVNMAGLKMSKTIGNVVEPKAFAEEYGADAIRYYLLREVSFGRDGDFTYEAFEARVNADLANNLGNALNRTLTILEKNFEGKVSPRFPEIEGDLPGRVEETLATVVARMDEMAIEEAIASVWGLLDAVNKYIDSTAPWALAKNGETEKLGGVLYAVLEALRIAATLASPYIPTLAAKIWEQLGIEAPLSAQRWSDLAWGGLAEGTVTNKLGPIYPRIGAELAGAKKKG
- a CDS encoding amidase, giving the protein MAYDLTPMNAPRATGALLDLMARLLENPLTGPLLARPQLDGMGLSRLREMPIAEPIPAVHPLFESLPPTLAEPAPFTVPDSPFEGLGFRFETAADFAEAYRSGATTPLEVAERLLNQSRELDRLDPPMRLLIAQDADDLLSQARASTERYRIGSPLGALDGVPVAIKDEVDQVPYPTTAGTRFLGKEPAVRDAETVARFRAAGALLIGKANMHEIGLGVSGINPHHGTPRNPYDPMRIPGGSSGGSAAAVAAGLSPLALGADAGGSIRIPAGLCGVVGLKPTFGRVSEDGAAPICWSVAHLGPFGATARDAALGYLVMAGPDVKDPNTHFQPSPHLRGFETRDLRGIRLGFYRDWFEDAQAPVVEACRQMLEILRDAGAEIVEVEIPELGLLRLVHSITTVAEMLAAHQGYYERHPEAFGHEVRVNFALLRQVRSDDYLLVQRHRARLHRQVMAVMGTIDGLVTPATACTARPIAAGALRYGESNLPLMSELMRYMPLANLTGLPAIVFPAGYDPDGLPIGLQVIGRAWEEAFLLRVAHVAERHVERHAPRIHHRLLNAQPSLRPIYR